From the genome of Sphingobacterium kitahiroshimense, one region includes:
- a CDS encoding helix-turn-helix domain-containing protein: protein MKKLPVVFNSLSQLHKAMGQPVPSHPLVSIMNYGDAQFDPKDFEQGIILNFYKISFKTSFSGKLKYGQGYYDFEEGGMSFIAPGQLLKMQDEEANYEGMTLHFHPDLLTHYALNSNIKQYGYFSYAAAEALYLSEKEKVTILDIYSFIQDELNERIDKFSQDVIISQIELLLNYANRFYDRQFLTRKVINNDILSRLELQLQDYFNEDRSVIIGLPSVKDIAQKMNVSPRYLSDLLRNLIGLNTQQFIHEKVIEKAKEYLAKDALTIAEIAYRLGFEQPQSFNKLFKKKTTYSPSAYKKSLQH, encoded by the coding sequence ATGAAAAAACTGCCGGTCGTATTTAATTCTTTATCTCAGTTACATAAAGCCATGGGCCAACCGGTTCCTTCGCATCCTCTTGTCAGTATCATGAACTATGGTGATGCACAGTTTGATCCAAAGGATTTCGAACAGGGTATTATTCTGAACTTTTATAAAATCTCATTCAAAACCAGTTTTTCTGGAAAACTGAAGTACGGTCAAGGCTACTACGATTTTGAAGAAGGAGGTATGTCTTTCATCGCTCCTGGACAATTATTGAAGATGCAAGATGAAGAAGCTAATTATGAAGGTATGACCCTGCATTTTCATCCGGATTTATTAACCCACTATGCGCTAAATTCGAATATTAAACAGTATGGATATTTTAGCTACGCAGCTGCTGAAGCATTATATCTATCTGAAAAAGAGAAGGTAACGATTCTTGACATTTATTCATTTATACAAGATGAACTGAATGAACGTATTGATAAATTCAGTCAAGATGTTATTATTTCTCAGATTGAATTATTGCTCAATTATGCCAATCGTTTCTATGATCGTCAGTTTCTGACGAGAAAAGTAATTAACAATGATATTCTAAGTCGATTAGAATTGCAGTTGCAAGACTACTTTAATGAGGACAGGTCAGTGATTATAGGATTACCATCAGTTAAAGATATAGCACAGAAAATGAATGTTAGCCCGCGCTACCTGAGTGATCTGTTGCGAAACCTGATCGGATTAAACACGCAACAATTTATCCATGAAAAAGTGATTGAAAAAGCAAAAGAATATCTGGCAAAAGACGCTTTAACCATAGCTGAAATTGCCTATCGTTTAGGTTTTGAACAACCACAGTCCTTCAATAAGCTTTTTAAAAAGAAAACCACTTATTCTCCTTCTGCATATAAGAAAAGCTTACAGCATTGA
- a CDS encoding SDR family oxidoreductase: MQKTIFITGASSGLGKAAAKLFQKNGWKVIATMRKPEEEKELTELPNVFVVQLDVMDMVKIKKTISEVLKIHEIDVVLNNAGYGLIGPLEAFTDEQIQTQIQTNLGGVIHVTKAFVTSFRERKRGTFINVTSTFGLLGYPTCSIYNATKFAVDGFSEGLAYELAQFGIKVKVVAPGGMQTDFAGRSLHGAMHTAYSELISKVSEGYSEDQVANYSKATAVAEVIYEAAIDEKDQMRYIAGDDAIQLYNERLDLTPEGQFEKIRSQFIF, encoded by the coding sequence ATGCAAAAAACAATTTTTATTACGGGAGCTTCGTCGGGATTAGGAAAAGCAGCTGCTAAATTATTTCAGAAGAATGGATGGAAGGTAATTGCAACGATGCGAAAACCTGAAGAAGAAAAAGAATTAACGGAACTTCCGAATGTATTTGTCGTGCAATTGGACGTTATGGATATGGTAAAAATTAAAAAAACTATCTCAGAGGTCTTGAAAATCCATGAAATTGATGTGGTCTTGAACAATGCCGGATATGGGCTCATCGGCCCATTAGAAGCTTTTACAGATGAGCAGATCCAGACGCAGATCCAGACGAACTTAGGTGGTGTAATTCACGTAACAAAAGCCTTTGTTACGTCTTTTAGAGAAAGAAAAAGAGGCACATTTATTAATGTGACCAGTACGTTTGGTTTATTAGGATATCCTACCTGTTCCATTTACAATGCTACTAAATTTGCAGTTGACGGATTTTCAGAGGGATTGGCATATGAATTGGCGCAGTTTGGAATTAAAGTAAAAGTAGTTGCTCCGGGGGGCATGCAAACCGACTTTGCAGGAAGATCTTTGCATGGTGCGATGCATACTGCATATAGTGAATTAATATCGAAAGTAAGTGAAGGCTATAGTGAAGATCAGGTTGCAAATTACTCAAAAGCAACAGCTGTTGCTGAGGTGATCTATGAGGCGGCGATTGATGAGAAGGATCAGATGCGCTATATTGCTGGGGATGATGCGATCCAACTTTATAACGAGCGACTTGATTTAACGCCTGAGGGTCAGTTCGAAAAGATCCGTTCCCAGTTCATATTTTAA
- a CDS encoding Crp/Fnr family transcriptional regulator: MEQPYTEQLFVRLIDHFKQFFHLNNTEQEEIERLFTSRVIKRKQYLLQEGEVCQHYSFVVSGCFRMFAVDSNFREHNLQFAAEDDWITDFQSFYDQSPSKLYIEAIEPSTVLQIKHEDLLYLYINYHKFDRNFRIITERKLIDYQNRILQNISSTADDRYEAFLKQYPHLINRLPNTQIASYLGITSEFLSKIRKKSVGK; encoded by the coding sequence TTGGAACAGCCATATACAGAACAGCTATTTGTTAGATTGATAGATCATTTTAAGCAATTTTTTCATCTTAATAATACTGAACAAGAAGAAATTGAAAGACTTTTTACATCGAGGGTAATCAAGCGTAAGCAATATTTATTACAGGAGGGTGAGGTCTGTCAGCACTATTCTTTTGTTGTGTCTGGATGTTTTCGGATGTTTGCCGTTGATTCCAATTTCCGGGAGCATAATCTTCAGTTTGCAGCTGAGGATGATTGGATAACGGATTTTCAAAGTTTTTACGACCAATCACCCAGCAAATTGTATATTGAAGCGATTGAACCTTCAACTGTCCTCCAGATAAAGCATGAAGATCTGCTTTACTTATATATCAATTACCATAAATTCGACCGTAATTTTAGAATCATTACCGAGCGGAAATTGATCGATTACCAAAATCGGATATTACAAAATATTAGCTCTACAGCCGATGACCGCTATGAGGCGTTCTTAAAGCAATATCCACATCTGATCAATCGTTTACCCAATACACAGATTGCTTCTTATTTAGGGATTACTTCGGAATTTCTAAGTAAGATCCGAAAAAAAAGTGTTGGTAAATAG
- a CDS encoding alpha/beta fold hydrolase translates to MNRKFLKHIILTACISLCFLGSSYAQVANDMRYFMQGEGTSSQITYGNNAVAGHYVQSGDAKIYYELYGKGKPIVVLHGGIVGSALEMGQFIDSLSRNYQVIAIATRGHGKSETGSVIPSYEQKADDVAAVIQEVTEDKVIVLGFSDGAYTGYYFAKHYPEKISKLIAIGAGEWKQGFRSFDMTLERLSAMDTQFWKQQLALRPNPNTTEQWLKSVNRYYNGLTIGSPIFEKISCPVLIMAGEKDQNAPLHTVLDAYHMIPHAQLSIIPNAPHPAFIANFPAVWESMVPFMNQ, encoded by the coding sequence ATGAATAGAAAATTTCTAAAACATATTATTCTGACAGCTTGCATTTCGCTATGCTTTCTGGGATCATCCTATGCACAAGTTGCAAACGATATGCGTTATTTTATGCAGGGTGAAGGTACAAGTAGTCAGATCACATACGGAAATAATGCTGTAGCGGGACATTATGTTCAGTCTGGAGATGCTAAAATTTATTATGAGCTCTATGGAAAAGGTAAACCCATTGTTGTTTTACATGGAGGGATTGTTGGATCTGCTCTTGAAATGGGTCAGTTTATCGATAGTTTATCGCGCAATTATCAGGTTATTGCTATTGCTACACGTGGGCATGGTAAGTCCGAAACAGGTTCGGTTATTCCTAGTTATGAGCAGAAAGCGGATGATGTCGCTGCTGTTATTCAGGAAGTAACCGAAGATAAAGTAATAGTACTGGGTTTTAGTGATGGCGCTTACACCGGATACTATTTTGCTAAGCATTATCCTGAAAAAATTAGTAAGCTTATTGCGATTGGTGCCGGAGAATGGAAACAGGGATTCAGATCATTTGATATGACCCTCGAAAGACTTTCTGCTATGGACACGCAATTCTGGAAACAGCAATTGGCTTTGAGACCCAATCCCAACACAACGGAACAATGGCTAAAAAGTGTTAATCGTTATTATAATGGTTTAACTATTGGAAGTCCAATTTTCGAAAAGATTTCCTGTCCAGTTTTGATTATGGCAGGGGAGAAGGATCAGAACGCACCACTTCATACTGTGTTAGATGCGTACCACATGATTCCACATGCGCAGTTAAGTATTATACCCAATGCACCGCACCCGGCATTTATTGCCAATTTTCCTGCAGTGTGGGAAAGTATGGTCCCTTTTATGAATCAATAA
- the egtB gene encoding ergothioneine biosynthesis protein EgtB, protein MTIRKTDRLLTLKSRYSAVRKHSVSICTPLQIEDYVVQPIGDVSPPKWHLGHTTWFFETFILQPNFPDYKPFDPQYNFVFNSYYETIGARVIRTDRGNLSRPSVEDIYRYRTYVDSKMQLFLESDCMTAALEYLVELGLNHEQQHQELLLTDIKFILGHNPLFPAYSQEINLYPTNQDPASMIKINAGVYEIGFYKESFCFDNEKGRHQVYLNDFEIASALVTNAEYREFMEDNGYHDFRYWHAEGWDWVKQTETAAPLYWHFIDGKWMNYTCNGLEEVKMDEAVCHINFYEASAYAAWKGFRLPTEAEWEIASEHFNWGQRWEWTGSAYLPYPGFKKEAGAVGEYNGKFMINQMVLRGASLATPKGHSRNTYRNFFHASQRWQFTGIRLAK, encoded by the coding sequence ATGACAATACGAAAGACAGATCGTTTATTAACTCTAAAATCACGGTATTCAGCGGTACGCAAACATAGTGTTTCTATTTGTACACCGCTTCAAATTGAAGATTATGTTGTACAGCCCATCGGCGACGTAAGTCCACCGAAGTGGCATCTGGGACATACAACCTGGTTCTTTGAAACCTTTATACTGCAGCCAAACTTTCCGGATTATAAACCATTTGATCCTCAGTATAACTTTGTATTCAATAGTTACTATGAAACGATCGGTGCCAGAGTGATCCGGACAGATCGTGGTAATTTGAGTCGTCCTTCTGTTGAAGATATATACCGGTACAGAACTTATGTAGACAGCAAGATGCAATTATTTTTAGAAAGTGATTGTATGACAGCTGCTTTGGAATATCTGGTGGAATTGGGGCTCAACCATGAACAGCAGCATCAGGAACTTTTGTTAACAGATATAAAATTTATACTGGGCCATAATCCGTTGTTTCCAGCATATAGTCAGGAAATTAATTTATACCCAACCAATCAAGATCCGGCTTCGATGATTAAAATTAATGCTGGAGTTTATGAAATAGGATTTTATAAAGAAAGCTTCTGTTTTGACAATGAAAAGGGGCGGCATCAGGTATATCTCAATGATTTTGAAATAGCCAGTGCACTTGTTACAAATGCGGAATATCGGGAATTCATGGAAGATAATGGTTATCATGATTTTAGATACTGGCATGCAGAGGGATGGGACTGGGTTAAGCAAACCGAAACCGCAGCTCCTTTATACTGGCATTTTATAGACGGAAAATGGATGAACTATACTTGTAATGGTCTGGAAGAAGTTAAAATGGATGAAGCCGTTTGCCATATCAATTTTTATGAGGCTTCTGCCTATGCTGCCTGGAAAGGATTTCGTTTGCCTACAGAAGCAGAATGGGAAATCGCATCAGAACATTTTAACTGGGGGCAGCGATGGGAATGGACCGGTAGTGCTTATCTTCCTTATCCAGGATTCAAGAAAGAGGCCGGTGCAGTGGGTGAGTACAATGGAAAATTTATGATCAATCAGATGGTATTGCGCGGAGCATCTCTTGCGACACCCAAAGGGCATAGCCGAAATACCTACCGCAATTTTTTCCATGCAAGCCAGCGTTGGCAGTTTACGGGAATTAGACTTGCAAAATAG